The window ATTCTTTATTTCGCCAAAGGAGATGTGGTTCTGCATCGCATAGATCAGTTCCACATAGCCAATGGATCCGGGAAGTTGCCGCACAAGACCCGCAACGCCTTCATTTCCCTTGCCGCCGATTCCCTTGGGCCAGTTGAGCGCCGAGCCCCGATTGGGACCATTCGCCCAGTCCTGGCTCACTTTGGTCAGGTAGTCGGAAAAGATAAAGGTCGTGCCGCTGCCTTCGGAACGATGGATGACATTGATCGTCTCGTTGGGCAGCTTTACGCCTGGGTTGTCTTTGGCGATGCGCCCGTCGTTCCAATTGGAGATCTTGCCGAGAAAGATGTCGGCCAAAACATCCGGCGAGAACTTCAGATCATTCACTCCGGTCACATTGAAAATCGGTACGACCGCGCCGAGAACGCTGGGAATATGGATCAGTTTGATCTTCGACCCCGCAAGCTGATCGTCGTTCATGGGGACGTCGCTGGCTCCGAAGTCAACCAAACCGCCCGTCACCTGCTTGATTCCGCCGCCGGAACCGATGGACTGATAGTTGATCTCAACGCCCGGATGCGCGGCGCTGTACTCGCTGAACCATTTGGAATAAATTGGATACGGAAACGTCGCTCCGGCGCCGGTCAACTTCTGGGCCTGCGCCACTCCGCCGGCCACCAGCAGCAACAACCCCCCGGTCACCGCTGCAACTTTGATGGAATTCATCGTTGAATTCACGAACGAAACTTTCTTCACGATTGGCTCCCCTTGGTTATGATGCGTGCCTTATTGTCCACTCCAAATGTTACGGACGATTGAACAAGGGCTGGCTGTCCCACACTTATTTCGGTTGCTAACGGACTGATTTCATGATCGGTCGACGACTGCGGCAAATTCTCCACGGCCAGCGAATGCACCGTCTCAGACCCTGGATGTTGAACCTCGCGCGCGACAACGGGAAGCGTGAAATGGAAGGCTGCGCCTGCGCCCAGTTCGCTTTCGCACCAGATGCGCCCGCCGTGGGCCTGCACAATGTGCTTCACGATGGCCAGACCCAGCCCGGTGCCGCCGGAATCGCGCGAGCGCGCCTTGTCGACCCGGTAGAAACGCTCAAAGATGCGGTTGAGATGCTCGAACGCGATACCCTGGCCGAAGTCCTGCACCACGAACTCAACCTGGTGGTCGAATGCCCGGGCGTAGACTCGGATACGCCCACCGGACTTCCCGTATTTCATAGCGTTCTCGATCAGGTTGCCAAAAACCTGGGTCATGGCATCGGGATCGGCGAGAACCACAGCCACCGGAGCGCCGCCCGACTCAAGCTCGATGCCGGAGTCGACGACCATGCCAGCCAGGGACTCTATCGCGTCTTCCACGAGCGACGAAGCGCGGATCGGCTGCGGACTAAGCTTGTAGTCAGGGCTCTCGACACTGGCAAGCTCCAGAAGATCCTCGGTCAAGCGGTTCATTCGATTGGAGTTCTTCAGAATAATTGAGAGAAATTCGCGCGTCGTTTCGGCTCGCGGAGCCGGGTCCTCAAGCAGTGTCTCAAGGTAGCCGGAGATCGAAGTCAGAGGGGTGCGCAGTTCATGGCTGACGTTGGCGATGAAATCCCGGCGCGACCTCTCGGCCGCTTCGACACTCGTTACGTCATGCAGCACCACTACTGCACCTCCGCCCGGCATGGGAGCGGCATTAATCTCGAAGATTCGCCCCGGAGCGAGGGACGTCGCCCGGCCATACCGCACCTCACGCTCTCGCAGCGCAACTTCCGCGCAGGCCAACACATCCGGGTCCCGCACCGAATGGACGAGCGCCCGGCCCTCACGGATCTGCGTGCCAGCCAGCCGCTGCATCACGGCATTGGACCAGCTCACATTTCCCTCGCGAGTGATGGCTACGACACCTTCCTGCATCGAGTCGAGCAACGCAGCCAGTTCACGGCGGCGGCTCTCAAGCTCGGCAAAACTCTGCTCAAGGCGCTCAGCGGTTGTGTTGAGCGCCTCAGCCATAGTGGAGATTTCGTCGTTGTAGGGATCCGCCAGCCTGGCTTCGAGATCGCCCTCGGCAATACGATGGGCAAACTTGACCATCCGGCGGAGACGCTGCGAGATGCTCAGCGAAAACCACGCCGCCAGCGGGAAGGCCACGAGGATAGCAGCCACCCCGGAAAGCAAAGCCTCTCGGCCCAGCACGGGCAGTGTGCTGACGGCCGACGTCTCCACGATCTGATGGAAGATGGCTCCCATCACGACCGCATGGAAGACCAACAGAAGGGAGAATGCCCCGAGGAGTTTGTAAAAAACCTTGCGCGTCACAGGAGCAGCCTGCCTTGGCCTGTCTTAGCTTGACCGGCTACGGAAGAACATGTCCATCGCCGTCCGTCGTCAGGGACGTTACTCGCCCTTGGGAATCTCGAATCGGTATCCGGCTCCGCGAACGGTCTTGAGGTAGCGCGGATTCTCTGCATCCACTTCGATCTTCTCACGAATGCGCCGGACATAGACATCGACAGACCGAGGCGTGACGAAACGCGCATCGCCCCAGACCGCATCCAGCAGATGATCGCGGCTGAAAACCCGGCCGGGATGCCGCGCCAGATAGTCCAGAAGACGGAACTCGGTCGCCGTGGTCGTGGTCAGCTCGCCGCGCACCTTCAATTGCATGGCGTTGGCGTCGATGATCACTTCTTCGAAGCTGATTACCGTCGGCGAAGTTGGCCGCTCGAAGCGACGCAAAACCGCCTTGACCCGCGCTACCAGTTCGCGCGTGGCGAATGGCTTGGTGATGTAGTCGTCCGCGCCAAGCTCCAGGCCGAGTACGCGGTCGTTTTCGCCGGCGCGCGCGGTGAGGAAGATGATGGGAATGGTCGAAAGCGCGGGGTGATTGCGCAATCTGCGGCATACATCCAGGCCATCGCCGCCGGGAACCATGATGTCCAGCAGAAACAGCGCAGGGGCCTGACGCTCGGCGTCGGGAATGAGGTTGGCAGGGGTGTGGAAGACGCGGGGAGAAAAACCCGCCGCCTCCAGATGATGCTGAACGAGACGGGAGATATCCGTGTCGTCCTCAAGCACAAAAACTATCTGGCTCAACAGCTCTATCCTCGCTTGTCAGTCCGGCTTTGTCTTCCTGAGCGAAACAAAGGGTTTGCGGCCAGACTGAGT is drawn from Acidicapsa acidisoli and contains these coding sequences:
- the pstS gene encoding phosphate ABC transporter substrate-binding protein PstS, whose translation is MKKVSFVNSTMNSIKVAAVTGGLLLLVAGGVAQAQKLTGAGATFPYPIYSKWFSEYSAAHPGVEINYQSIGSGGGIKQVTGGLVDFGASDVPMNDDQLAGSKIKLIHIPSVLGAVVPIFNVTGVNDLKFSPDVLADIFLGKISNWNDGRIAKDNPGVKLPNETINVIHRSEGSGTTFIFSDYLTKVSQDWANGPNRGSALNWPKGIGGKGNEGVAGLVRQLPGSIGYVELIYAMQNHISFGEIKNAAGNWVKASIAGVTEAAASVKQMPADYRVSITNAPGANAYPISSFTWLLVPVKSADANKGKVLKDFLNWMLTSGENEVSALYYAPLPKSLVDKEHATVDNLH
- a CDS encoding winged helix-turn-helix domain-containing protein, which gives rise to MSQIVFVLEDDTDISRLVQHHLEAAGFSPRVFHTPANLIPDAERQAPALFLLDIMVPGGDGLDVCRRLRNHPALSTIPIIFLTARAGENDRVLGLELGADDYITKPFATRELVARVKAVLRRFERPTSPTVISFEEVIIDANAMQLKVRGELTTTTATEFRLLDYLARHPGRVFSRDHLLDAVWGDARFVTPRSVDVYVRRIREKIEVDAENPRYLKTVRGAGYRFEIPKGE